The Aliidongia dinghuensis genome window below encodes:
- a CDS encoding VOC family protein encodes MLDHVFLPVADLVKSIRFYEQALAPVGITWRIDYDGKDGPPGHPDLKGFGKDGRLIFWLRQGRVAGDAFHIGFIASSRAEVDAAYKAAMDAGAEDNGAPGIRAYYDPRYYAANVYDPDGHSIEFVYKNWQHPSA; translated from the coding sequence ATGCTGGACCATGTTTTCCTGCCCGTTGCCGATCTGGTGAAGTCGATCCGCTTCTACGAGCAGGCGCTGGCCCCAGTCGGCATCACCTGGCGGATCGACTATGACGGCAAGGACGGCCCGCCGGGGCATCCCGACCTCAAGGGCTTCGGCAAGGACGGGCGGCTTATCTTCTGGCTGCGCCAGGGACGGGTCGCGGGCGACGCGTTCCACATCGGCTTCATCGCCTCTTCGCGGGCCGAGGTCGATGCCGCCTACAAGGCGGCGATGGATGCCGGCGCCGAGGACAACGGCGCGCCGGGCATCCGAGCCTACTACGATCCGCGCTACTACGCTGCGAACGTCTACGATCCCGACGGCCACAGCATAGAGTTCGTATATAAGAATTGGCAGCATCCCAGCGCATAA
- a CDS encoding helix-turn-helix domain-containing protein: protein MHIRAIVARNLRKMRVLKGLSQENLAVDAGIDRTYVSRLERGLENPTVEVLDRIAKALDRDIIGFFDDVSPDEPEVRPLKGGRKPK from the coding sequence ATGCACATCCGAGCAATCGTCGCGCGAAATCTCAGGAAAATGAGGGTTCTCAAAGGGCTGTCCCAGGAGAACTTGGCCGTCGATGCCGGCATCGACCGCACCTACGTGAGCCGGTTGGAACGCGGACTGGAGAATCCGACGGTCGAGGTGTTGGATCGGATCGCGAAAGCGCTCGACCGGGACATCATCGGTTTTTTCGACGACGTCTCACCCGACGAACCGGAAGTCCGGCCGCTCAAGGGCGGTAGGAAGCCGAAATAG